In Paenibacillus guangzhouensis, a single window of DNA contains:
- a CDS encoding VOC family protein: MIFEMTTQVRVSNIREGQKWYETLLNRKPDFIPHEGFAEWELIPGCWLQVAEGIPTEGNGPLRLGTTNIEAEKDRLLEVLEMDDFEIYSRPEVPVKWGTFTDPWGNRLGFFEYLDKSEEQERVKMIIGKGVEGNENQIKDRI; the protein is encoded by the coding sequence TTGATTTTTGAAATGACTACGCAAGTTCGGGTATCTAACATTAGAGAGGGACAAAAGTGGTATGAAACACTTTTAAATAGGAAGCCTGATTTTATACCACATGAAGGGTTTGCAGAGTGGGAACTAATTCCTGGATGTTGGTTGCAGGTTGCAGAAGGAATACCTACTGAAGGCAATGGACCATTACGTTTGGGAACAACGAATATTGAAGCTGAGAAAGATAGACTCTTAGAAGTGTTAGAAATGGATGATTTTGAAATATACTCAAGACCAGAGGTTCCAGTCAAATGGGGAACATTTACAGATCCTTGGGGAAATCGACTTGGATTTTTTGAGTACTTGGATAAGAGCGAAGAACAAGAACGTGTTAAGATGATTATTGGAAAGGGAGTGGAGGGAAATGAAAACCAAATCAAGGATAGAATATGA
- a CDS encoding alpha/beta hydrolase family protein encodes MKTKSRIEYDRSLPFGFEELSSIRKDEYTIKDVSYLSPLGGKVPAYYVVPNGEGPFPAVIFMHPGQGNKTTFLYEAEDLASRGIISLLIDAPSNRNPLRQALSEEQQLALIMEEIVDVEKYIQIVVDLQRGIDLLVTLENVDANRLMYIGHSLGATWGGVLAGVEKRLKAYVLMAGLSSVSEWHKSSDHPFSTFIRHHLTRERFDQFISALEYLDAIHYIKNASPASLYFQFVQDDVFVSRNQAEGYSHAASLPKKIAWYETDHHFTNCDAAYQDRLQWIIRELK; translated from the coding sequence ATGAAAACCAAATCAAGGATAGAATATGACCGTTCCTTGCCATTCGGTTTTGAGGAACTATCATCTATTAGGAAAGATGAGTATACGATCAAAGATGTATCTTATTTAAGTCCACTTGGTGGAAAAGTACCCGCCTATTACGTTGTTCCAAATGGAGAAGGTCCTTTTCCAGCAGTTATTTTTATGCATCCAGGCCAAGGCAATAAGACAACGTTTTTATACGAAGCGGAGGATCTAGCCTCGAGAGGTATAATCTCCCTATTAATTGATGCGCCTTCTAACAGAAATCCCCTCCGACAAGCGTTATCCGAAGAACAACAACTAGCACTGATCATGGAGGAGATCGTTGATGTTGAGAAATACATTCAGATCGTAGTAGATCTCCAAAGAGGTATTGATTTACTTGTTACGTTAGAAAATGTTGACGCTAACCGTCTTATGTATATTGGACATAGTCTAGGGGCTACTTGGGGAGGGGTGCTTGCCGGAGTTGAAAAACGCCTTAAGGCATATGTTCTAATGGCTGGCTTGTCTAGTGTATCGGAGTGGCATAAATCAAGTGATCATCCATTTTCGACTTTTATTCGTCATCATTTAACGCGTGAACGGTTCGATCAATTTATATCTGCATTAGAGTATTTAGACGCTATTCATTACATTAAGAATGCTTCTCCAGCGTCTCTATATTTTCAATTTGTTCAAGATGACGTTTTTGTATCAAGAAATCAAGCGGAGGGGTACTCTCATGCTGCTAGTTTGCCGAAAAAAATTGCTTGGTACGAAACAGATCATCATTTCACCAATTGCGATGCTGCATATCAAGATCGATTGCAATGGATTATTCGGGAGCTAAAATAA
- a CDS encoding helix-turn-helix transcriptional regulator: MGAPIEYCRERKGYYYTQDSFVLGHIMMTDVERQGLSYLAKQYAQLESEHARHLSRLFRRLVDNGESVETDIALPLFPIDPAELSMFDTVQSAITSRLKVDIRYADDLGNARSIRLSPYRIYSYNNENFVVGCCEPGRQIRFFTLTGILGARLTDIRYDLTPLLKQAEIVPELANEANIAYIRLSSPSYADTYPFRFECVADDLFRVEYYDPYRLLSVLFASPIQMTVVSPKWLRNLYLNLLEKKLQAHLHDDTICHTPPVTIDMRRTESPTPIHTGGSSWQD; the protein is encoded by the coding sequence ATGGGAGCCCCGATCGAATATTGCCGCGAACGCAAAGGTTACTATTATACGCAGGATTCATTCGTCCTCGGCCATATAATGATGACGGACGTCGAGCGTCAAGGGCTATCCTATTTAGCAAAGCAATATGCACAGCTTGAATCGGAACACGCGCGGCATCTCTCTAGACTGTTTCGAAGACTCGTAGACAACGGCGAGAGCGTGGAAACAGATATTGCTCTACCGTTATTCCCGATTGACCCGGCGGAGCTCAGTATGTTCGATACGGTGCAATCCGCGATTACCAGCCGTCTGAAAGTCGACATCCGATATGCCGACGACCTGGGGAACGCAAGAAGCATCCGTCTCTCCCCTTATCGCATCTATTCGTACAACAACGAGAACTTCGTCGTCGGATGTTGCGAACCTGGCAGACAGATCCGTTTCTTCACGCTTACCGGCATACTGGGCGCTCGCCTCACGGATATACGATATGATCTGACTCCGCTGCTCAAGCAAGCAGAGATCGTACCCGAGCTTGCCAACGAAGCCAATATCGCGTATATCCGGCTAAGTTCTCCTTCGTACGCAGACACGTATCCGTTCCGTTTCGAGTGTGTCGCTGATGACCTCTTCCGTGTGGAATACTATGACCCATATCGATTGCTGTCTGTATTATTCGCGAGCCCCATCCAAATGACCGTCGTATCGCCCAAGTGGCTGCGCAACCTTTACTTAAATCTGCTAGAGAAAAAACTTCAAGCCCACCTTCACGATGACACGATATGTCATACGCCTCCCGTTACCATAGATATGAGGCGGACCGAAAGTCCGACACCAATTCATACGGGAGGATCATCATGGCAAGATTAA
- a CDS encoding putative glycolipid-binding domain-containing protein: MPTMKISTIMLGWDKTNRYQNERAYTEVTMHQTVIWKQKMEDGMEYCTFQYDSRMSIEGTVIARPQDDHWLIQYKVDTDKEGITQGVHIKFRHGEGEQIVQIRRQQDGQWFSNGLVLPACAGLSFIDIGVTPATNSLPIRAFQLKVGEAQTFSAVWVRFPQLTVEPLHQKYERLDESTYRYTSIESGYTALLEVDEHGIVTDYEGEWTALHH, translated from the coding sequence ATGCCGACTATGAAAATATCAACCATCATGCTAGGATGGGATAAGACAAATCGATATCAGAACGAACGAGCATATACGGAGGTCACGATGCACCAGACAGTCATATGGAAGCAAAAGATGGAGGATGGCATGGAGTACTGTACTTTTCAATACGATTCCCGTATGTCTATTGAAGGCACGGTCATTGCGAGACCCCAAGACGATCATTGGTTGATTCAATATAAGGTTGATACCGACAAGGAAGGCATCACCCAAGGCGTACATATCAAGTTCCGACATGGCGAGGGTGAGCAAATCGTTCAAATTCGCCGTCAACAGGACGGGCAATGGTTCTCCAACGGACTTGTATTGCCAGCTTGTGCTGGCTTATCCTTCATTGACATTGGGGTGACGCCTGCCACCAATTCGCTGCCGATCCGAGCATTCCAATTGAAGGTGGGAGAAGCCCAGACGTTCTCGGCGGTATGGGTCCGATTCCCTCAACTCACCGTAGAACCATTGCATCAGAAATATGAGCGGCTGGATGAATCCACGTATCGATACACCTCGATCGAAAGCGGTTATACCGCGCTTCTGGAGGTGGATGAGCATGGGATCGTGACGGATTACGAAGGTGAATGGACCGCATTGCATCATTAA
- a CDS encoding family 78 glycoside hydrolase catalytic domain, translating into MTMKDWHAHWIWAEGEASPRNEWRCFRKTFAIPADGIAYASLRITADSRYVLYVNGTRIGRGPVRSWPFEQSFDTYEVGHLLKPGESNSIAVLVMHYGVSTFYYLRGRGGLLVELNDDEGRVLAATDATWRTSLHLGHHPRAPRASCQHAYSEFVDAFVWSSEWSNELFDNTGWSSASVIGPVGMAPWTTLMPRDIPHLTDEVVSPIRVESLSKVKSFQLTTAIDVRNAWMDGSEDHANPIQFLGYAATVILSAQACRATLGFLQSGECLSALYLNGNRIDANRIYRTDSARFIDVELLEGDNLLVIDVSSWIHTGKMQIGLYADEADELLFKPPLLLRDDDLLSAWLRIGPFDAIMDSNHQATRALDSHHPVYLELVEKVKVLEDLQAYQAWLRPVDMKYVSEVDVFALCAWHKDPIRCTVPAQLQNAVIANAEAAIIPIFDGYDTEVLLDLGKEYSGYLSFEVEADEGTVLDWYGFEYMNGDYRQNTFGLDHTLRYICRTGRQRYESPIRRGLRYLALTVRGAQKPVKIFNVTMIQSNYPVAEVGRFACSDALLCDIWEISRHTTKLCMEDTFVDCPAYEQTFWVGDSRNEALVSNYLFGVHEIVKRCLRLVPRSKGQTPLYADQVPSGWVSVIPNWTFFWATACAEYYDQTGDEAFASEMYETIRFTLEHYVAKLNDQGLLDIKSWNLLDWSEMDQPNDGVVTHQNMFLVQALRAGARLGGVAGDSTGVALLEDSASRIAAAVNEHLWDENKLAYIDCIHADGRRSDVVSIQTQVVALLTHIAQGERKSNLEAYLLSPPPHFVPIGSPFMSFFYYEALAKMSEPQRIIEDIRDQYGEMIRHGATTCWETYPNFLEHQGNPHLLTRSHCHAWSSAPAYFLGREVLGVRSLAPGWSEVEIAPMPCGLSWAQGSVPHPAGGRIDVSWSMDESAKTMELVVAYPENVRIHAKLPAGYSGKIRESKFALV; encoded by the coding sequence ATGACAATGAAGGATTGGCATGCCCATTGGATTTGGGCGGAAGGCGAAGCAAGTCCCCGCAATGAATGGAGATGCTTCCGCAAGACCTTCGCGATTCCCGCGGATGGCATAGCGTACGCCAGTCTTCGAATAACGGCCGATTCGCGTTATGTTCTGTACGTAAACGGTACGCGGATAGGACGCGGACCGGTTCGATCCTGGCCTTTCGAGCAGTCCTTCGACACGTATGAAGTCGGCCATCTGTTGAAGCCGGGCGAATCCAATTCGATTGCCGTGCTTGTCATGCATTATGGGGTTTCAACCTTTTATTACTTGCGCGGCCGCGGAGGCTTGCTGGTTGAGTTGAACGACGATGAAGGCCGAGTTCTGGCAGCGACGGACGCGACGTGGCGGACCTCCCTTCATCTCGGGCATCATCCTCGGGCGCCACGGGCATCTTGCCAGCATGCATACTCCGAATTCGTGGATGCGTTCGTATGGAGTTCGGAGTGGTCGAACGAGTTATTTGATAATACCGGCTGGTCCTCTGCATCCGTAATAGGACCAGTCGGCATGGCGCCATGGACGACGCTGATGCCGCGCGACATTCCTCATCTGACTGATGAAGTCGTATCTCCCATCCGCGTCGAATCGCTGTCGAAGGTGAAATCGTTCCAACTCACCACGGCGATCGATGTTCGCAATGCATGGATGGATGGCAGCGAGGACCATGCGAACCCCATTCAATTTCTAGGTTATGCCGCGACGGTCATTCTATCAGCTCAAGCGTGTCGGGCGACGCTTGGCTTTCTTCAGAGCGGCGAGTGCCTTTCAGCGCTGTACTTGAATGGGAATAGGATCGATGCAAATCGGATATACAGGACCGATTCTGCGCGTTTTATCGATGTCGAGCTTCTGGAAGGCGATAATCTGCTCGTGATCGACGTTTCCAGCTGGATTCATACGGGGAAGATGCAAATTGGCTTATATGCAGACGAAGCGGATGAACTCCTGTTCAAGCCCCCACTCCTTCTTCGCGATGATGATCTGCTGTCGGCTTGGTTGCGGATCGGGCCGTTTGATGCCATCATGGATTCGAATCATCAAGCCACGAGAGCGCTGGATTCTCATCACCCCGTATATCTGGAACTCGTTGAAAAGGTGAAGGTCCTTGAAGATCTGCAGGCATACCAAGCATGGCTTCGACCGGTCGACATGAAATATGTATCTGAAGTGGACGTTTTCGCGCTATGCGCGTGGCATAAGGACCCTATTCGCTGCACGGTGCCCGCGCAGCTTCAAAATGCCGTGATTGCGAATGCAGAAGCCGCGATCATCCCTATTTTTGATGGATACGATACGGAGGTATTGCTCGATTTGGGCAAAGAATATTCGGGATATCTGAGCTTCGAAGTCGAGGCTGACGAAGGTACCGTACTCGATTGGTACGGTTTTGAATACATGAATGGGGATTACCGGCAAAACACGTTTGGGCTTGACCATACGCTTCGATACATCTGCCGTACCGGGCGTCAGCGATACGAGTCTCCGATTCGCCGGGGTCTCCGCTATTTGGCATTGACGGTACGGGGAGCTCAAAAACCAGTAAAGATCTTCAACGTGACCATGATCCAGAGCAATTATCCCGTAGCGGAAGTCGGACGGTTCGCCTGTTCGGATGCACTGCTGTGCGATATCTGGGAAATTAGCCGGCACACGACGAAGCTGTGCATGGAAGATACGTTTGTCGACTGCCCGGCTTATGAGCAGACGTTCTGGGTGGGAGATAGCCGCAATGAGGCTCTTGTCAGCAACTACTTATTCGGCGTGCATGAAATCGTCAAACGCTGCCTCAGGCTTGTTCCGCGATCGAAAGGGCAAACGCCTTTATATGCGGACCAGGTGCCTAGTGGATGGGTTAGCGTGATCCCGAATTGGACATTTTTCTGGGCAACGGCTTGTGCGGAATATTATGATCAGACGGGCGATGAAGCATTTGCATCCGAGATGTACGAAACTATACGTTTTACGTTGGAGCACTATGTCGCCAAGCTCAACGACCAAGGACTCCTGGATATCAAGAGCTGGAATCTGCTCGACTGGTCCGAGATGGATCAGCCGAATGACGGAGTCGTGACCCACCAGAATATGTTCCTCGTGCAGGCGCTGCGCGCCGGGGCACGCTTGGGCGGCGTGGCGGGCGATTCAACGGGCGTGGCATTATTAGAAGATTCAGCAAGCCGAATCGCTGCAGCGGTTAATGAGCATCTGTGGGACGAGAACAAGCTGGCCTACATCGATTGCATCCATGCCGATGGAAGGCGTTCCGACGTCGTCAGCATACAAACGCAGGTCGTGGCATTATTGACCCATATCGCTCAAGGCGAGCGGAAGTCGAATCTCGAAGCTTATCTCCTCTCCCCGCCACCCCATTTTGTCCCGATCGGCAGTCCGTTCATGTCATTCTTCTATTACGAAGCGTTGGCGAAGATGAGCGAACCCCAACGAATCATCGAGGATATCCGGGACCAATATGGCGAGATGATCCGGCATGGCGCAACTACCTGTTGGGAGACATATCCGAATTTCCTTGAACATCAAGGCAATCCCCATCTGCTCACTCGCAGCCATTGTCATGCATGGTCATCTGCTCCCGCCTACTTCCTCGGCCGGGAAGTGCTCGGCGTACGAAGCCTTGCTCCTGGCTGGTCGGAGGTTGAAATCGCTCCGATGCCGTGCGGACTGTCGTGGGCTCAAGGCAGCGTCCCTCATCCAGCCGGGGGAAGAATAGACGTCTCATGGTCCATGGACGAATCGGCCAAGACAATGGAACTGGTCGTCGCCTACCCGGAGAATGTACGCATCCATGCGAAGCTCCCGGCAGGATACTCAGGCAAAATTCGCGAGTCGAAGTTCGCTCTCGTATAA
- a CDS encoding AraC family transcriptional regulator translates to MMHRPEYMVTRGEQFFKNGFSIYVNQVSERFELPEHAHDFFEISYVLEGSGFHYIGDQTIRVTKGDLFYLPIGVTHIFRPTSADPNKPLIIGNCIFDEQLFRFLTAVLPEQFGMYRFQRIMEEKGAWLQMRERISEFAPIFESLLLEFEQKRTGYQTMMCGLLLQLLIGMERALGDEKEPISFDHERMDAVMRCIRSRMHDKLTLSDAARDAGMGTRQLQRMIAKSTGRSFSELVAHERIEHSCRLLKDQAMRGVTIADIASSVGIHDPKRFYRLFKNKTGTTPASYRKEGGIANPG, encoded by the coding sequence ATGATGCACAGACCGGAATACATGGTGACGAGAGGGGAACAATTTTTCAAGAATGGATTTTCGATCTACGTCAATCAGGTGTCCGAACGCTTTGAATTGCCGGAACATGCCCATGATTTCTTTGAAATTAGCTATGTCTTGGAAGGCAGCGGATTCCATTACATCGGAGACCAGACCATCCGGGTGACTAAAGGCGATTTGTTCTATCTTCCGATCGGCGTCACCCATATTTTCCGGCCGACTTCCGCAGATCCGAACAAACCATTGATCATTGGCAATTGCATCTTCGATGAACAGCTCTTTCGCTTTCTGACCGCCGTCCTTCCTGAGCAATTCGGGATGTATCGTTTTCAGAGGATCATGGAGGAGAAGGGCGCATGGCTTCAAATGAGGGAGCGTATAAGCGAGTTCGCGCCCATATTCGAATCATTGCTATTGGAATTCGAACAGAAGCGCACGGGTTATCAGACTATGATGTGCGGACTTCTGCTCCAGTTATTGATCGGCATGGAACGCGCGTTGGGTGACGAGAAGGAACCGATAAGCTTCGATCATGAGAGGATGGATGCGGTCATGCGCTGCATTCGGAGCCGCATGCACGATAAGCTCACGTTGTCGGACGCAGCCCGTGATGCCGGCATGGGGACGAGGCAGCTGCAACGCATGATCGCCAAAAGCACGGGGCGGTCATTTTCGGAACTCGTGGCGCACGAAAGAATAGAGCATAGCTGCCGATTGCTTAAGGATCAAGCGATGCGAGGGGTAACAATCGCGGACATCGCGTCAAGCGTCGGCATTCACGATCCGAAACGGTTCTATCGGTTGTTCAAGAACAAAACCGGCACGACGCCTGCCAGCTATCGAAAAGAGGGCGGCATCGCGAATCCGGGCTGA
- a CDS encoding alpha-L-rhamnosidase: protein MGVDPGAFTFAWQLVSDRRRIRQQCCQVSLLPLREDGSTDLELWNSGIYRTTMPFLFYDGPVLQPHQRYRWKLRVWVDGYPDPVESEANFVTGLSPADWTADWIWNGEPVSPNQFAYFRKEYVLEQSVLYAYLSISTHHHFQLLINGKRVGGYVSPAPSDPSHGKLYVTYDITPLLHPDGLNCLAVIALYLGGGGQYAVDGLPGLIIQADLVMQDGERRRWATGTDWEHYESGTHRSGTPFQQNQRITPIEDVDARKLHTSWTRYGYSNNRYRRAELSPAAEAGWRLTPQRIPEGDIEDLFLPELESSEHTSDGCRLIYDAGRIVSGWVRLRLPGIRNTAVRVRYSEQLAADGGVERKVCNETSEHYYDQYTMRGDDIEEWEPAMTHKAFRYIEVTGYPVPLQVGQMVAAVRTGLLEVGLFHSSDPYLNTLHEACVRTQKNNILGQVVDCPHREQAQYLADSDLQAELLLYHFGTSAAMLEKTLIDFAAAQKPDGAFPFVAPSNDEHPDFAIRIPEWDLHFVSLLWKVYEATGDISIIRRHYDAAKRSVSYWLSMCDQEGLLHKSAWWHISDWPYPTVDESGDVLTVQNTKLCRALRLLAKMAAIAGLDGDIESWTAMSIRSARTIANSLFDSESNGFMDSLGSPSQHQGVNALALLEGLAPRTADASAILKRIAEQAWEARAVLSLPLLRLLFDHGYADKAYALLRKTDFPGWGYMIAQGSPTMWEGWDDIESHSHAWNGYPARLLYEYVAGIQIAAPGFSTIRFQPYCPEDLAFAEASIPTPFGVTRIRWERQAPIDGIEVALEVPAGALAELQLTSHMRSKPLDEVQVYERISGNLVWKDNALSTAIEDLFEGERLHDEVTIRSDSVRAVTALL, encoded by the coding sequence GTGGGCGTCGACCCCGGAGCCTTTACGTTCGCATGGCAGCTCGTCAGTGATCGACGACGGATTAGGCAACAATGCTGCCAGGTCTCCCTCCTCCCGCTTCGGGAAGACGGTTCCACAGACCTTGAACTCTGGAATAGCGGCATCTACCGCACAACAATGCCATTCCTATTCTATGACGGTCCAGTGCTTCAGCCGCATCAACGCTATCGTTGGAAACTACGCGTATGGGTGGATGGTTATCCTGATCCGGTTGAATCGGAAGCAAACTTCGTAACCGGACTCTCGCCTGCCGACTGGACCGCCGACTGGATTTGGAACGGCGAACCTGTCTCACCCAACCAGTTCGCCTATTTCCGCAAAGAATACGTGTTAGAACAGTCCGTACTCTACGCTTATTTATCCATCTCCACCCACCATCATTTCCAGCTATTGATCAACGGGAAGCGTGTCGGCGGTTATGTGAGTCCAGCTCCATCCGATCCGTCGCACGGCAAGCTGTATGTCACCTACGACATCACGCCGCTGCTTCATCCGGACGGTCTCAACTGCTTGGCGGTCATCGCGCTGTATTTGGGAGGGGGCGGGCAATATGCCGTGGACGGGTTGCCCGGCCTCATCATACAGGCGGATCTCGTCATGCAAGATGGCGAACGGCGTCGATGGGCAACTGGAACCGACTGGGAGCATTACGAGAGCGGCACCCATCGTTCCGGTACTCCCTTCCAGCAGAATCAAAGAATCACCCCGATCGAGGACGTAGACGCGCGCAAACTGCACACCTCTTGGACCCGCTATGGATACAGCAATAACCGATACCGTCGCGCTGAGCTATCCCCAGCAGCAGAAGCCGGGTGGCGTTTGACGCCGCAGCGCATTCCCGAAGGAGACATTGAGGACCTATTCCTCCCCGAGCTTGAAAGTTCAGAACATACTTCTGACGGTTGCCGCCTTATCTATGATGCTGGACGCATCGTCTCCGGATGGGTCCGCTTGCGTCTACCGGGCATACGGAACACGGCCGTGCGCGTACGTTACTCAGAGCAGCTCGCTGCGGATGGAGGCGTGGAACGCAAAGTGTGCAACGAGACGTCTGAGCATTATTATGATCAATATACGATGCGCGGCGATGATATAGAAGAATGGGAACCCGCCATGACGCACAAGGCGTTCCGCTATATCGAAGTCACAGGCTATCCCGTTCCGCTTCAAGTGGGACAGATGGTCGCAGCCGTACGTACGGGACTACTGGAAGTGGGGCTGTTCCATAGTTCGGATCCCTACTTGAACACCCTGCACGAAGCCTGTGTCCGGACGCAGAAGAACAATATTCTGGGACAAGTCGTAGACTGTCCCCATCGAGAACAAGCACAATATCTGGCCGATAGCGATTTGCAGGCGGAGTTGCTGCTCTATCATTTCGGTACATCTGCGGCCATGCTGGAGAAGACACTGATCGACTTCGCCGCAGCGCAGAAGCCAGATGGCGCATTTCCCTTCGTAGCCCCTAGCAATGACGAACATCCCGATTTCGCGATTCGCATTCCGGAGTGGGATTTGCACTTCGTTAGCTTGCTCTGGAAAGTATACGAAGCGACCGGAGACATCAGCATCATCCGGCGCCATTATGACGCCGCCAAGCGTTCGGTTTCTTATTGGCTCTCCATGTGCGATCAAGAGGGACTCTTGCACAAGAGCGCGTGGTGGCATATCAGCGACTGGCCCTACCCGACCGTTGATGAGAGCGGGGATGTGCTGACAGTTCAGAACACGAAGCTGTGTCGGGCGCTGAGACTGCTAGCGAAAATGGCTGCGATCGCCGGGTTGGACGGCGATATCGAATCGTGGACGGCGATGTCGATTCGCAGCGCAAGAACCATCGCGAATTCATTGTTTGATTCCGAATCGAACGGATTCATGGATAGTCTGGGATCGCCTTCGCAGCATCAAGGGGTAAATGCCTTAGCCTTGTTGGAGGGACTCGCGCCTCGGACGGCTGATGCATCCGCAATCCTGAAGCGCATTGCCGAGCAGGCCTGGGAAGCGCGAGCCGTTCTGTCCCTGCCTTTGCTGCGGCTATTGTTCGACCATGGATACGCTGACAAGGCTTACGCCCTGCTGCGCAAAACAGATTTCCCCGGGTGGGGGTACATGATCGCGCAAGGCTCGCCGACGATGTGGGAAGGCTGGGATGATATCGAATCGCACAGCCATGCATGGAACGGGTATCCTGCACGGCTGCTTTATGAATATGTCGCCGGCATTCAAATCGCGGCGCCTGGATTCAGCACGATCCGCTTCCAGCCGTATTGCCCTGAAGACCTTGCGTTTGCCGAAGCTAGTATACCGACGCCTTTCGGAGTGACGCGGATAAGATGGGAACGACAGGCTCCTATTGATGGCATCGAAGTGGCGCTAGAAGTGCCTGCGGGAGCCTTGGCGGAATTGCAGCTGACATCCCACATGCGATCTAAACCGCTGGACGAAGTGCAAGTTTATGAGCGAATATCAGGAAACCTTGTGTGGAAGGACAATGCGCTTAGTACTGCTATTGAAGATTTGTTCGAAGGTGAGCGTCTTCACGATGAAGTGACGATCCGATCCGATTCGGTTCGGGCCGTTACCGCTTTATTGTGA
- a CDS encoding DeoR/GlpR family DNA-binding transcription regulator encodes MLVAERYEKIVNLVNERGSIRVTTELSSKDNIEVISTGGILAPRSMSFVGPLAERSLDAYHVSKVFLSCKGIHLERGISESGEWQARIKEKMISIADQAILLADYSKFDMQSFAQISALTVIDVIITDDRIPKQMIAQLEERGITVITA; translated from the coding sequence ATGCTTGTAGCGGAACGTTATGAGAAAATCGTAAACCTAGTCAATGAACGAGGCTCCATCCGCGTAACCACGGAATTGAGCAGTAAAGACAATATCGAAGTGATATCAACGGGAGGCATTTTGGCCCCACGTTCCATGTCCTTTGTCGGGCCGTTGGCCGAGCGTTCGCTTGATGCCTACCATGTCAGCAAAGTTTTCCTATCATGCAAAGGCATTCATCTTGAACGGGGGATCAGTGAGTCAGGCGAATGGCAAGCCCGCATCAAAGAGAAAATGATATCGATCGCGGATCAGGCAATCCTTCTCGCGGATTACAGTAAATTCGACATGCAATCTTTTGCTCAAATTTCGGCGTTAACCGTGATTGACGTTATCATTACGGACGACCGGATTCCGAAGCAAATGATCGCCCAACTTGAAGAGCGGGGGATTACCGTAATTACGGCATAG